The following proteins come from a genomic window of Paenibacillus sp. CAA11:
- the ltrA gene encoding group II intron reverse transcriptase/maturase, with translation MKAEYRKGYLQRDSVEREEHAGVRSAGTRERKERGGATDLLEQILDRDNLNRAYKQVKRNHGAPGIDGMTVEDALPWLQEHRDELLQKIREGRYKPSPVRRKEIPKADGSGVRKLGIPTVVDRVIQQAVAQQLQPLFEPLFSEGSYGYRPGRSAQQAIRKVKDYAEQGYGYAVEIDLSKYFDTLNHELLMHLLRKQIQDRRVTELIKRYLKSGVMENGVHCKTEEGSPQGGPLSPLLANIYLNEFDQEMKGRGVNVIRYADDIVVLAKSKRAAVRLLESCGKYLETKLRLQINTQKSKVGSVVARKHFKFLGFALGKNKNGMYIRAHGQSLAKAKKKLKELTSRSQGRNVRQVMEKVKVYIRGWIGYYYVADMKRILQSWSEWLRRRLRMYIWKQWKKPRTKVQNLRKLGIPEWQAYQWGNSRLGYWRIAGSPVLSRSITNKKLVQAGYYDFPAQYERLRKLHLCG, from the coding sequence ATGAAAGCAGAATACCGAAAGGGCTACCTGCAAAGGGATAGCGTGGAACGCGAAGAGCATGCGGGAGTGCGGAGCGCCGGTACTCGGGAACGTAAAGAAAGAGGCGGTGCAACAGACCTGCTGGAGCAGATTCTGGACAGAGACAATCTGAACAGAGCCTACAAACAGGTCAAACGCAACCATGGAGCGCCAGGAATCGACGGAATGACCGTAGAAGACGCGCTACCCTGGCTGCAGGAACATAGAGACGAGCTGTTGCAAAAGATCCGGGAAGGCAGATACAAGCCCAGCCCAGTACGGCGCAAGGAAATTCCCAAAGCAGATGGAAGCGGAGTACGGAAGCTTGGCATACCCACGGTCGTAGACCGAGTGATTCAGCAGGCAGTCGCCCAGCAGCTCCAGCCCCTGTTCGAGCCGCTCTTCTCGGAGGGAAGCTATGGCTACCGCCCCGGTCGGAGCGCACAACAGGCCATTCGCAAGGTGAAAGACTATGCAGAACAGGGATACGGCTACGCAGTAGAAATCGACCTCTCCAAATACTTCGACACGCTGAATCATGAGCTGCTTATGCATCTTTTGCGCAAACAAATTCAGGACAGACGCGTAACCGAACTGATTAAGAGATACCTGAAAAGTGGGGTTATGGAGAACGGGGTGCACTGCAAAACAGAAGAAGGCTCCCCTCAGGGAGGCCCCCTGTCGCCGCTTCTGGCGAACATCTACCTGAACGAATTTGACCAAGAGATGAAAGGCCGCGGAGTGAACGTCATCCGCTATGCGGACGATATTGTGGTGCTTGCCAAAAGCAAACGGGCAGCGGTGCGGCTACTGGAATCCTGCGGAAAGTACCTGGAGACCAAACTGAGACTCCAGATCAATACGCAGAAAAGTAAGGTCGGTAGCGTAGTGGCTCGAAAGCACTTCAAATTTCTCGGCTTTGCCCTGGGAAAGAACAAGAACGGCATGTATATCCGTGCCCATGGACAATCCCTCGCAAAAGCGAAGAAGAAGTTGAAAGAACTCACAAGTCGCAGCCAGGGCAGAAATGTTCGCCAAGTCATGGAAAAGGTAAAAGTCTACATTCGGGGATGGATTGGTTACTACTATGTGGCCGACATGAAACGGATCCTGCAAAGCTGGAGCGAATGGTTGCGAAGACGACTGCGGATGTACATCTGGAAACAGTGGAAAAAGCCGCGAACAAAAGTACAAAACCTGCGGAAGCTGGGGATACCGGAATGGCAGGCTTACCAGTGGGGCAATTCCCGTCTCGGGTACTGGCGCATCGCCGGAAGTCCAGTGTTGTCTCGTTCCATAACAAACAAAAAGCTCGTACAGGCAGGATATTATGACTTTCCTGCGCAATACGAGCGTTTACGTAAATTGCACTTATGCGGTTGA
- a CDS encoding DEAD/DEAH box helicase, translating to MNQRLYATWLGDVFFCFSGEISEMKVDAWVAVMRRMQPIPGTRPFKQAALRIAELRWPAVLRHGGGRRSERKALTGRGMEGLALSPKDTWDLLLHYSAEAMAAQGIEPGPELSYWREAAKFALELLSRGRIVPGALPAPLPSGRRRGNSGALKAVWCPRLDDPEDEARFRLLASAMPPLGLAPVLPAAEEELQLVETRQLKVLYSFITAMIHVETEEAVRALGRKLNPARANYIRGTSPLSELWWNSLLGAAPPADIQGPATEIHELMEGLSAAFGSAPQVESEGEAPASAGFRLCLRLEPIEQQEGSLSWRLSFWAEGAEDASLLVPAGVIWNEPHTEVTYRGKVYRGIQENLLLRLYKAAEIAPEIRDAMQAPRPESVVLQAEEVYRFLSRSVPALRKNGVTVQMPSRWTREGRRKAGIKLKAEGWERQSSAKRQPELGMRELVKFEVEAVLGGMALSAAELSELASAKSPLVLFRGEWIEIDAKEIRQVLRQMKKQEQGSMTFAELMHLTAGDEDAELWEGLHLAGIEVQGHLASLMQGDSLRSAPPRPIPPALHGTLRPYQERGFQWLAAMRDMGFGALLADDMGLGKTVQVITTVLDREKRSAPCLIVCPTSLLGNWQRELQRFAPQLKVYVHHGTNRLHGEAFEEAWRSCDVVLTTYQLAGRDAGELRQPEWSTIVLDEAQYIKNFGTKQAQSVMKLNSSHRIAMTGTPVENRLSELWSIFQFLNPGYLGSSAAFRRKYGTSGDHQQEELAKLRRLVAPFLLRRLKSDPDIRKDLPEKIELKSYCSLTAEQAGMYRSVTEELMSRIDDSTGIARKGLVLSSLTRLKQICDHPALANPGRPSEVQRSGKLERLLEILDTVMENGEAVLIFTQYVKMGELLVPHIRERYNEEPFFLHGGISKAERDAMVTSFQKGSGPRIFVLSLKAGGVGLNLTRANHVIHYDRWWNPAVENQATDRVFRIGQEKNVEVHKLICQGTLEERIDELIERKKSLSEQVVGSGEQWLTEMSTDELQQLITLQYSDWSM from the coding sequence ATGAATCAACGTCTGTATGCTACTTGGCTCGGTGATGTGTTCTTTTGCTTCTCGGGCGAGATATCAGAAATGAAAGTGGATGCATGGGTTGCGGTAATGCGCCGAATGCAGCCCATACCGGGGACAAGACCCTTCAAGCAGGCTGCACTGCGGATTGCAGAGCTGCGCTGGCCAGCAGTTCTCCGGCATGGAGGAGGCCGCAGGAGCGAACGGAAAGCGCTGACTGGACGCGGCATGGAGGGGCTGGCCTTATCCCCGAAGGATACCTGGGATTTGCTGCTTCACTACAGTGCTGAGGCTATGGCTGCGCAAGGCATTGAACCGGGGCCTGAACTTAGCTACTGGAGGGAAGCGGCGAAGTTTGCTCTTGAGCTGTTAAGCCGCGGAAGAATCGTTCCCGGGGCGCTCCCCGCGCCGCTTCCGAGCGGACGCAGACGAGGAAACAGCGGTGCGCTGAAGGCTGTCTGGTGCCCTCGGCTGGATGACCCAGAGGATGAAGCGCGGTTCAGGCTGCTCGCCAGTGCCATGCCGCCGCTGGGCTTGGCGCCGGTTTTGCCGGCGGCGGAGGAAGAGCTGCAGCTAGTCGAGACAAGACAGCTTAAGGTGCTCTACTCCTTTATAACCGCAATGATCCATGTAGAGACGGAAGAGGCTGTCAGAGCTTTGGGCCGGAAGCTGAACCCCGCCCGGGCTAACTATATCCGTGGAACTTCTCCGCTTAGCGAACTGTGGTGGAACAGTCTGCTTGGGGCAGCTCCGCCGGCCGATATCCAAGGACCTGCCACAGAGATTCACGAGCTGATGGAGGGCTTGTCGGCGGCCTTCGGGTCCGCACCCCAAGTTGAATCCGAAGGAGAGGCGCCTGCGAGCGCCGGGTTCAGATTATGTCTGCGACTTGAACCGATTGAGCAGCAGGAAGGCTCATTGAGCTGGCGGCTGTCCTTCTGGGCTGAAGGCGCTGAGGATGCGTCCCTTCTGGTCCCAGCAGGCGTCATCTGGAATGAGCCGCACACAGAGGTGACTTACCGCGGCAAGGTATATCGCGGAATTCAGGAGAACCTGCTGCTGCGTCTATATAAGGCTGCGGAGATTGCCCCGGAAATTCGGGATGCGATGCAGGCCCCCCGGCCGGAGAGTGTGGTTCTGCAAGCGGAGGAGGTCTACCGTTTTCTAAGCCGTTCGGTCCCGGCGCTTCGGAAGAACGGGGTCACTGTACAGATGCCCTCTCGCTGGACAAGAGAAGGCCGGAGAAAAGCCGGGATCAAGCTGAAGGCGGAAGGCTGGGAGCGCCAAAGCTCCGCTAAAAGGCAGCCCGAGCTCGGCATGCGTGAGCTCGTGAAATTTGAAGTGGAGGCCGTGCTGGGGGGAATGGCTCTCAGTGCCGCAGAGCTGTCAGAGCTCGCTTCCGCGAAATCGCCACTCGTTCTATTTCGCGGCGAGTGGATTGAAATCGATGCGAAGGAGATTCGCCAGGTGCTCCGCCAGATGAAGAAGCAAGAGCAAGGGAGTATGACCTTTGCCGAGCTGATGCATCTGACAGCTGGAGATGAAGATGCTGAGCTGTGGGAAGGACTCCACCTGGCGGGCATTGAAGTGCAGGGACATCTCGCCTCGCTGATGCAGGGAGACAGTCTGCGCAGCGCACCGCCCCGTCCGATCCCTCCGGCGCTTCACGGGACACTTCGCCCTTATCAGGAGCGGGGCTTTCAGTGGCTCGCCGCGATGCGGGATATGGGTTTTGGAGCCCTGCTCGCCGATGATATGGGGCTCGGAAAGACAGTGCAGGTGATTACCACTGTCCTAGATAGGGAGAAGCGATCCGCCCCCTGCCTGATCGTCTGCCCGACTTCTCTGCTTGGCAACTGGCAGCGTGAGCTTCAGCGCTTTGCTCCGCAGCTGAAAGTGTATGTTCATCATGGAACGAACCGCCTGCATGGAGAAGCGTTCGAAGAGGCCTGGAGAAGCTGTGATGTCGTTCTAACGACCTATCAGCTGGCCGGACGCGATGCCGGAGAGCTGAGACAGCCGGAATGGTCCACGATCGTGCTTGATGAAGCGCAGTACATTAAGAATTTTGGAACCAAGCAGGCCCAAAGTGTGATGAAGCTGAACTCTTCGCACCGGATTGCTATGACTGGCACTCCCGTCGAGAACAGGCTTAGCGAACTGTGGTCTATCTTTCAGTTTCTTAATCCAGGATATCTTGGCTCCTCTGCTGCCTTCCGCCGCAAGTATGGAACAAGCGGCGATCACCAGCAGGAGGAGCTGGCTAAGCTGCGCCGTCTGGTTGCACCCTTTCTGCTCCGCCGCCTTAAGAGCGATCCGGATATCCGTAAGGACCTGCCGGAGAAGATTGAGCTGAAGTCCTACTGTTCATTGACCGCTGAGCAAGCAGGCATGTACCGCTCGGTGACAGAGGAGCTGATGTCCCGGATCGATGACAGTACGGGCATCGCCCGCAAGGGGCTGGTATTGTCTTCTCTGACCCGGCTTAAGCAAATTTGCGATCATCCGGCCCTTGCGAATCCAGGAAGACCCTCGGAAGTTCAGCGTTCAGGGAAACTGGAGCGACTGCTGGAAATTTTGGATACGGTAATGGAGAACGGAGAGGCGGTGCTTATCTTTACCCAGTATGTGAAGATGGGCGAGCTGCTGGTTCCGCATATCCGCGAGCGCTACAACGAGGAGCCGTTCTTCCTGCATGGGGGAATATCCAAAGCAGAACGCGATGCCATGGTAACAAGCTTTCAGAAGGGTTCAGGCCCGCGGATCTTTGTCCTGTCCTTGAAGGCGGGCGGGGTAGGGCTTAACCTGACCCGGGCGAACCATGTGATTCACTATGATCGGTGGTGGAACCCTGCTGTAGAGAACCAGGCCACTGACCGAGTCTTCCGAATTGGTCAGGAGAAGAATGTGGAGGTTCACAAGTTGATCTGCCAAGGCACGCTGGAGGAGCGGATCGACGAGCTGATTGAGCGGAAGAAATCGCTCTCGGAGCAGGTTGTAGGTTCCGGGGAACAATGGCTGACAGAAATGTCTACAGATGAGCTTCAGCAGCTGATTACGCTGCAATACAGCGATTGGTCGATGTAA
- a CDS encoding GTP pyrophosphokinase — MNTPKEEPNDSKAQLTLVELRELWDSGEEKLRELGHLKQLPMMYQLALDELKNRIKLIQTEWQHKCGYNPIEHIKTRIKEPKSIIQKLQRKGFPLTGDSIFENIHDIAGMRIVCAFVKDIYSLLEHLEHREDLKVLEIKDYIANPKPNGYQSLHVIVAVPLVLLEGQRWIKVEIQLRTLAMDFWASMEHILFYKYDKQVPPHVVKELTEAAQAADALDKKMLRLRKEILALGDNTPAETLS; from the coding sequence TTGAATACACCAAAGGAAGAACCAAACGATTCCAAAGCGCAATTGACCCTGGTAGAGCTTCGCGAGCTCTGGGATTCGGGTGAAGAGAAGCTTCGTGAATTGGGCCACCTAAAGCAGCTGCCCATGATGTACCAGCTTGCTCTGGATGAGCTGAAGAATAGGATCAAGCTGATTCAGACCGAATGGCAGCACAAGTGCGGTTACAATCCGATTGAACATATTAAGACCCGTATCAAAGAGCCGAAGAGCATTATTCAGAAGCTTCAGCGCAAGGGATTTCCGCTTACAGGAGACAGCATTTTTGAGAATATTCATGATATTGCAGGCATGCGGATTGTCTGTGCGTTTGTTAAAGATATCTACAGTCTGCTTGAGCACCTAGAGCATCGCGAAGATCTGAAGGTGCTTGAGATTAAGGACTACATCGCAAACCCCAAGCCGAACGGTTATCAGAGCCTGCACGTCATTGTCGCCGTCCCGCTGGTGCTGCTGGAAGGGCAGCGCTGGATCAAGGTGGAGATCCAGCTGCGGACGCTGGCTATGGACTTCTGGGCGAGCATGGAGCACATCCTGTTCTATAAATATGACAAGCAGGTTCCCCCCCATGTCGTTAAGGAGCTGACCGAAGCTGCCCAGGCTGCAGATGCGCTGGACAAGAAGATGCTTCGTCTGCGCAAGGAAATCCTTGCTCTAGGGGACAATACCCCGGCAGAGACGCTGTCTTAG
- a CDS encoding zinc-ribbon domain-containing protein, translated as MNFLQKLKSGANKATERAQNVMEINKLNTQISNIEKEMGIYYQRMGQVFYEGYRAKDMREAETEMMELAKTCDLLAEEQTELRGKIAALKNERLCECGKIVPEEALFCPYCGNKLKAKPASSVKKEQPEPQERRNPFISEDEGAATDETVIYSGPLIPDLDEDAEDQLLTPEEEERRQRELERERERQLELDRRIRTWKENVQSPESASVKYDYKPPGSERSTVNCQICAAQLAKGTKWCPHCGSEQI; from the coding sequence ATGAACTTCTTACAGAAACTAAAAAGTGGAGCGAATAAAGCGACCGAACGTGCCCAAAACGTCATGGAGATTAACAAGCTAAATACGCAAATTTCAAATATTGAAAAAGAAATGGGCATTTACTACCAGCGAATGGGCCAGGTGTTCTATGAAGGTTATCGGGCCAAGGATATGCGTGAGGCCGAGACAGAAATGATGGAGCTGGCGAAGACCTGTGATTTGCTGGCCGAAGAGCAGACGGAGCTTCGAGGGAAGATCGCCGCTCTTAAGAATGAGCGCTTATGTGAATGCGGCAAAATCGTACCCGAGGAAGCGCTGTTCTGTCCGTATTGCGGCAATAAGCTGAAGGCAAAGCCTGCATCATCCGTTAAAAAGGAGCAGCCAGAGCCGCAGGAAAGACGCAACCCTTTCATTTCAGAAGATGAAGGGGCTGCAACGGATGAGACGGTTATTTATTCAGGACCGCTGATTCCGGATCTGGATGAAGATGCAGAAGACCAGCTGCTTACTCCTGAGGAGGAAGAGCGGCGCCAGCGTGAGCTGGAACGTGAGCGTGAGCGTCAACTTGAGCTTGACCGCCGGATTCGGACCTGGAAGGAGAACGTCCAAAGTCCGGAGTCTGCCTCGGTCAAATATGACTATAAGCCGCCGGGAAGCGAACGCAGCACAGTGAACTGCCAGATTTGTGCTGCCCAGCTGGCCAAAGGCACCAAGTGGTGCCCGCACTGCGGATCGGAACAAATTTAA
- a CDS encoding xanthine phosphoribosyltransferase, with amino-acid sequence MKLLKDKVIEEGIVLSNNVLKVDSFLNHQMDPELMKEVGREFTRRFEGERITKVLTIESSGIAPGIMTALELGVPMIFARKHKSLTLKDNIFVEKVYSFTKQETNEITVSKKFLEAGDRVLIVDDFLANGEAAFGLARIVEQAGAEVVGIGIVIEKAFQPGGKLLAEAGYRVESLVRVASLEEGKVTFANEV; translated from the coding sequence ATGAAGCTGCTCAAAGACAAAGTGATTGAAGAAGGTATCGTGCTTAGCAATAACGTGCTCAAGGTGGATTCATTCCTGAATCATCAGATGGACCCGGAGCTGATGAAGGAAGTCGGGCGGGAATTCACCCGCCGCTTTGAGGGAGAGCGGATTACCAAGGTTCTCACCATTGAATCCTCAGGGATCGCTCCCGGTATCATGACCGCACTTGAGCTTGGCGTACCGATGATATTTGCGCGCAAGCACAAGTCGCTGACTTTGAAAGACAACATTTTCGTAGAGAAGGTATATTCCTTCACCAAGCAGGAGACGAACGAGATTACCGTATCGAAGAAGTTCCTTGAGGCTGGGGATCGGGTGCTTATCGTGGATGATTTTCTGGCAAACGGCGAGGCGGCATTTGGACTGGCCCGCATTGTAGAACAGGCTGGAGCGGAAGTAGTTGGCATCGGGATTGTGATCGAGAAGGCCTTCCAGCCGGGTGGCAAGCTGCTTGCTGAAGCCGGTTACCGTGTAGAGTCCCTCGTTCGTGTGGCCTCTCTGGAAGAAGGAAAGGTCACCTTTGCAAATGAGGTATAA
- a CDS encoding nucleobase:cation symporter-2 family protein, which produces MATERIFQKNRSPLKTFSLGIQHVLAMYAGAIIVPMIVGTQIGLDHSQLTYLIAIDLLACGVATLLQVWGNRLFGIGLPVMLGCAFQAVSPMIAIGTDKGMGISAIYGAIIASGLFVFLFGGLFSKLIRFFPPVVTGSVVTIIGVTLIPTALTDLGGGNAATNPEFGSAINLSLGFGVLLFVILMNRFAKGFLQSISVLLGLVAGTIAAALAGKVDLAPLKEAGWFHVVEPFHLGVPTFHVSAILTMTLVAIVSVAESTGVFLALGKIVGKDITSKDLARGYRAEGLAIMLGGVFNSFPYTTYSQNVGLVQMSRVKTRDVIVVAGGLLVVLGFVPKIAALVQIVPTSVLGGAMVALFGLVLSSGIRMLADLVDLNRYENLLIIACSVGMGLGVTTVPTLFAHLPSGLRILVDNGIVAGSLTAIAMNLLFNGLRGSSEANAKEGAVEEQAA; this is translated from the coding sequence ATGGCAACTGAACGTATTTTTCAGAAGAACCGTAGTCCGCTAAAGACATTCTCGCTGGGCATCCAGCATGTGCTCGCCATGTATGCGGGAGCGATCATCGTTCCTATGATTGTCGGCACTCAAATCGGACTGGACCATTCGCAGCTGACTTATCTCATTGCGATTGACCTGCTTGCCTGCGGTGTGGCTACACTGCTCCAGGTGTGGGGCAACCGCCTGTTCGGGATCGGACTGCCGGTCATGCTGGGCTGCGCCTTTCAAGCTGTCTCCCCCATGATTGCCATCGGTACCGATAAGGGCATGGGCATCTCCGCCATTTATGGCGCGATTATCGCCTCGGGACTGTTCGTCTTTCTGTTTGGCGGGCTGTTCAGCAAGCTGATCCGCTTCTTTCCGCCCGTGGTGACAGGTTCGGTCGTTACCATTATCGGTGTAACGCTAATCCCTACGGCTTTGACGGATTTAGGCGGAGGCAATGCAGCGACCAATCCCGAATTCGGAAGTGCAATCAACTTAAGCCTTGGATTCGGCGTGCTGTTGTTCGTCATTCTGATGAACCGCTTTGCCAAGGGATTTCTGCAGTCCATCTCCGTGCTGCTGGGCCTTGTGGCAGGAACTATTGCGGCGGCCCTGGCCGGTAAGGTCGATCTGGCGCCACTAAAGGAAGCAGGCTGGTTCCATGTTGTGGAGCCTTTCCATTTGGGAGTTCCAACTTTTCACGTATCGGCCATTCTTACCATGACGCTTGTAGCGATTGTGAGTGTGGCAGAATCTACAGGCGTATTCCTTGCTTTGGGCAAAATTGTAGGCAAAGACATCACCTCCAAAGACTTGGCCCGGGGATATCGAGCCGAAGGCTTGGCCATTATGCTGGGCGGTGTGTTTAACTCCTTCCCTTATACGACTTATTCTCAAAATGTAGGGCTTGTGCAGATGAGCCGGGTGAAAACACGGGATGTTATCGTTGTAGCCGGCGGCCTGCTGGTCGTTCTCGGCTTTGTGCCGAAAATTGCCGCTCTGGTGCAGATTGTGCCAACCTCTGTCCTGGGCGGTGCGATGGTGGCCTTGTTCGGACTGGTATTGTCCTCCGGTATTCGGATGCTGGCAGATCTGGTAGATTTAAACCGCTATGAGAATTTGCTGATTATCGCTTGCTCTGTAGGGATGGGACTCGGCGTAACGACTGTGCCGACCTTGTTCGCCCATCTGCCAAGCGGGCTGCGGATCTTAGTGGATAACGGTATCGTGGCGGGCAGCTTAACGGCGATTGCCATGAATCTGCTGTTCAATGGTCTTCGCGGTTCTTCTGAAGCGAATGCGAAGGAAGGTGCAGTGGAGGAACAGGCTGCTTAA
- a CDS encoding undecaprenyldiphospho-muramoylpentapeptide beta-N-acetylglucosaminyltransferase — protein sequence MKKIIFTGGGSAGHVTVNMALIPKFIHEGWSVDYIGSANGIERQLIHSKLGVTYHSISTGKLRRYLDWKNIKDPFKVVKGVIQAYKIINRQKPDIVFSKGGFVSVPVVIGAWLNKVPVIIHESDLTPGLANKIASKFSSVVCTTFPETAAAFSHNKCRYVGPVLREEMKKGSRERGRKFTGIVELNKPIVLVMGGSLGSRNINEAVRQSLPKLTKQFAVVHLCGKGNLDPTISYPEYRQYEYINEELPDLLAMCDLVISRAGSNSIFEFLSLKRPMLLIPLSKQQSRGDQILNAGSFEQHGYCKVLYEENLSPSSLTTSIEALAEDKDIYVKNMGSFKSKDALTDLYDLIIETSNNG from the coding sequence ATGAAAAAAATCATCTTTACTGGTGGAGGATCAGCAGGACATGTGACTGTAAATATGGCCCTTATACCGAAGTTTATCCATGAGGGCTGGTCCGTTGATTACATAGGTTCGGCCAATGGTATTGAGAGGCAGTTAATCCATTCTAAACTTGGCGTAACTTATCATTCAATTTCAACCGGTAAGCTTAGACGGTATTTGGATTGGAAAAATATAAAGGATCCCTTCAAGGTGGTTAAAGGAGTTATCCAAGCGTATAAAATTATTAACCGACAGAAACCTGATATCGTATTTTCTAAAGGAGGGTTCGTATCTGTCCCTGTCGTCATTGGAGCGTGGCTGAATAAAGTCCCTGTGATCATTCATGAATCAGACTTGACCCCAGGTTTAGCCAATAAGATTGCAAGTAAGTTTTCTAGTGTAGTTTGTACCACTTTTCCTGAAACTGCAGCTGCTTTTAGCCATAATAAATGTCGATATGTTGGACCTGTCCTTAGAGAAGAAATGAAAAAGGGGAGTCGTGAACGTGGGCGTAAGTTCACAGGAATTGTAGAACTGAATAAGCCTATTGTTCTGGTTATGGGAGGGAGTTTGGGTTCCCGAAATATTAATGAAGCGGTTCGACAATCTCTGCCGAAATTAACGAAGCAGTTTGCAGTCGTTCATCTTTGTGGAAAAGGGAACCTAGACCCTACTATTTCTTATCCAGAATATCGTCAATATGAATACATAAACGAGGAACTGCCGGATTTATTGGCTATGTGTGATCTTGTAATCTCACGGGCAGGTTCGAATTCAATTTTTGAGTTCCTATCCTTGAAGAGACCGATGCTCTTAATACCACTTTCTAAGCAGCAGAGCAGAGGGGATCAAATTCTAAATGCAGGTTCATTTGAACAGCATGGCTATTGCAAGGTCTTGTATGAGGAAAACCTGAGTCCAAGCAGCCTGACAACTAGTATTGAAGCTTTGGCAGAGGACAAGGATATTTATGTTAAGAACATGGGGAGTTTTAAATCGAAGGACGCCCTAACCGATCTTTATGATCTCATTATCGAAACATCAAACAACGGATAA
- a CDS encoding DUF1835 domain-containing protein codes for MLNNKDNLAIRQAIAGLSADDLRGYVPFILAHIKMLKEQPETQEESVESLIELYDELMGVQDRRGFWNPAPDCTHVHIVIGDSFAGSMKLALKELGWSDTHKMIILRENYAMGPLRQLDSLQGRSARSEWFCDHITEALEYYTEFEEEYQELLHNIERIPGQARIVMWADDNACEQAGMRHAASLLRHRSNPIALYNACSMCEELYNRPDARIDYLCSGEIPSHKLKEVLTRMDENNRLSPDDIARLAQEWQDISERSGMLRIWRDGAVTEVTADYYDSYLLEKLDQLKPPTGDQGFMKSARLIGEAIGHCEQYIGDAYFEYRLRELIYAGVLEIKGVPAAMRYYSVRRKR; via the coding sequence ATGCTGAACAACAAGGACAACCTAGCCATAAGACAAGCGATTGCCGGACTTAGTGCTGATGATTTAAGGGGGTATGTACCCTTTATTCTGGCGCATATCAAGATGCTGAAGGAGCAGCCGGAGACGCAGGAAGAATCAGTGGAGAGTCTCATTGAGCTTTATGATGAACTGATGGGGGTTCAGGACCGGAGAGGGTTCTGGAACCCGGCTCCGGATTGCACGCATGTTCATATCGTCATCGGGGATTCTTTTGCAGGAAGCATGAAGCTGGCACTGAAGGAGCTGGGCTGGTCAGATACGCATAAGATGATCATCCTGCGGGAGAATTATGCGATGGGACCACTTCGCCAGCTGGATTCACTCCAAGGCAGAAGCGCACGAAGCGAGTGGTTCTGCGATCATATTACAGAAGCATTGGAGTATTACACGGAGTTTGAGGAAGAGTACCAGGAGCTTCTGCATAACATCGAACGGATTCCGGGACAGGCCCGGATCGTGATGTGGGCTGATGACAATGCCTGTGAGCAGGCGGGTATGCGGCATGCCGCATCTTTGCTGCGACATAGAAGCAATCCGATTGCGCTGTATAATGCCTGCTCCATGTGTGAAGAGCTCTATAATCGTCCGGATGCCCGGATAGATTACCTGTGTTCGGGAGAGATTCCATCTCATAAGCTCAAGGAAGTGCTCACACGGATGGATGAGAATAACCGTCTAAGTCCCGATGATATCGCGCGCTTGGCCCAGGAATGGCAGGATATTTCAGAGCGCAGCGGAATGCTGCGGATATGGCGGGATGGTGCTGTAACTGAGGTGACTGCCGACTATTATGATTCTTATTTGCTGGAGAAGCTGGATCAGCTCAAGCCGCCCACAGGTGACCAAGGCTTCATGAAGTCAGCCCGCTTGATTGGAGAAGCCATCGGCCATTGTGAGCAGTATATCGGAGATGCTTACTTTGAATACCGGCTTAGGGAGCTGATTTATGCGGGAGTGCTTGAAATTAAAGGTGTCCCTGCGGCCATGAGATATTACAGCGTCCGGCGTAAGCGATAG